One genomic window of Bacteroidales bacterium includes the following:
- a CDS encoding energy transducer TonB — protein sequence MEIKKNPKANLERYKLLFLAVSLIISLGLLVSAFQWQSPSTVEDFSNEENIQEEEMMDVTRQDQEVEPEQPQEQQQQQALEVFDIVEDNEDIADTEFDFSDFDEDEDINLDEEEVVDDEIFVFVKNMPEYPGGIMALRRWIGSNVNYPAVARENGIQGTVYLRFEVTKTGAVGKVELQKGVDPLLDEEAIKVVKKLARFKPGVQNGRKVNVWFSLPVTFKLN from the coding sequence ATGGAAATTAAAAAAAATCCGAAAGCAAATCTCGAAAGATATAAGCTATTATTTTTAGCTGTAAGTTTAATTATCAGCCTCGGGCTTCTGGTTTCTGCATTTCAATGGCAATCACCTTCTACGGTTGAAGATTTCAGTAACGAAGAAAACATACAAGAAGAAGAAATGATGGATGTTACAAGACAAGACCAAGAAGTTGAACCCGAGCAACCACAGGAACAACAGCAACAACAAGCATTAGAAGTGTTTGACATTGTTGAAGACAACGAAGACATTGCGGATACCGAATTTGACTTCAGTGATTTTGATGAAGATGAAGACATTAATCTTGATGAAGAAGAAGTTGTTGACGATGAAATTTTTGTATTTGTAAAAAACATGCCGGAATACCCCGGAGGAATTATGGCACTAAGAAGATGGATAGGAAGCAATGTGAATTACCCTGCTGTTGCAAGAGAAAACGGAATACAAGGAACAGTTTATCTAAGGTTTGAAGTAACAAAAACCGGAGCTGTCGGGAAAGTTGAACTGCAAAAAGGTGTTGACCCTCTTCTTGACGAAGAAGCGATTAAAGTTGTAAAAAAACTTGCAAGATTTAAGCCGGGTGTGCAGAACGGAAGAAAAGTGAATGTTTGGTTTTCTCTTCCGGTAACATTTAAACTAAATTAA
- the hflX gene encoding GTPase HflX: MIEKAKKKNEKETAVLVGIITQGQTEEQVQEYLNELEFLAHTAGAVVKKQFKQKRNTPDSKTFVGSGKFLEIKAFIKAEKVDSIIFDDELSPSQLRNIEKELNCKVLDRTNLILDIFASRARTSHAKTQVELAQYEYLLPRLRGMWTHLERQRGGIGLRGPGEKEIETDRRIVRDKISLLKGRLKKIDKQKAVQRKNRGKLVRVAIVGYTNVGKSTLTNLLSKSDIFAENKLFATLDTTVRKVVIENLPFLIADTVGFIRKLPHNLIESFKSTLDEVRESDLLIHVVDISHANFEEQIDVVNNTLKEIGAGTKKTFTVFNKIDNYKYTKKDEDDLSLVTKENYSLDELKKMWFAKEEDSVFISAKKKQNIVALKDKIYKEVVKIHKIRYPYNDFLY; encoded by the coding sequence ATGATTGAAAAAGCAAAGAAAAAAAACGAAAAAGAAACTGCCGTATTAGTCGGAATCATCACCCAAGGACAAACAGAAGAACAAGTTCAGGAATACCTAAACGAACTTGAATTTTTAGCACATACTGCCGGAGCGGTCGTAAAAAAACAATTTAAGCAAAAACGAAATACTCCTGACTCTAAAACATTTGTAGGGTCCGGTAAATTTCTTGAAATAAAAGCTTTCATTAAAGCAGAAAAGGTTGATTCAATAATTTTTGACGATGAACTCAGTCCCTCACAACTTCGTAATATCGAAAAAGAATTAAACTGTAAAGTTCTCGACAGAACAAATTTAATATTAGATATTTTTGCAAGCAGAGCAAGAACATCACATGCAAAAACCCAGGTTGAGTTAGCACAATATGAATACTTATTGCCTCGATTAAGAGGTATGTGGACACACCTTGAAAGACAAAGAGGAGGGATTGGACTAAGAGGTCCGGGAGAAAAAGAAATTGAAACTGACCGAAGGATTGTCCGAGATAAAATATCTCTTCTGAAAGGACGGTTAAAAAAAATAGATAAGCAAAAAGCAGTTCAAAGAAAAAACAGAGGGAAATTAGTAAGAGTTGCTATTGTAGGCTATACAAATGTCGGAAAATCAACCTTAACAAATTTATTAAGCAAATCTGATATTTTTGCCGAAAACAAACTTTTTGCAACACTTGACACAACCGTAAGAAAAGTAGTAATAGAAAATTTACCGTTTTTAATTGCCGATACCGTAGGATTTATCAGAAAATTGCCCCATAATTTAATAGAATCATTTAAATCTACCCTCGATGAGGTGCGAGAATCAGACCTTTTAATTCATGTTGTTGACATTTCGCATGCTAATTTTGAAGAGCAAATTGATGTAGTAAACAACACTTTGAAAGAAATAGGGGCAGGAACAAAAAAAACATTTACCGTTTTCAACAAAATTGACAATTACAAATATACAAAAAAGGACGAAGACGATTTAAGCCTCGTAACAAAAGAAAACTACTCTCTTGATGAATTAAAAAAAATGTGGTTTGCAAAAGAAGAAGATTCTGTTTTTATTTCTGCTAAAAAGAAACAAAACATTGTAGCCTTAAAAGACAAGATTTATAAAGAGGTTGTGAAGATTCATAAAATTCGTTATCCGTATAATGATTTTTTATATTAA
- a CDS encoding TonB family protein, whose translation MEKKKSVKANLEKTKTLFLSIGLIIAIAIVVSAFKWQSDALVESYTNNEGEIPEEIHATVTTSEIEKPKPKTETKQQIIKSFITDLINVIPDTTNIEGPDIDWGNPPIDDYPDEIDNTPLVFASTMPEPPGGIPALQRFIARNINYPAVARENGIEGTVYLRFEVTKKGTVGKIEIMNKGVVDEMLEDASTDVIKKLPKFKPGMHNGAKVNVWFSIPISFKLKTN comes from the coding sequence ATGGAAAAGAAAAAAAGCGTAAAAGCAAATTTAGAAAAAACAAAAACATTGTTTTTGTCGATCGGATTAATAATTGCGATTGCAATTGTTGTATCAGCATTCAAATGGCAGTCGGATGCTTTAGTTGAAAGTTATACAAATAATGAGGGAGAGATTCCGGAAGAAATACACGCAACCGTAACAACCTCTGAAATAGAAAAACCGAAACCGAAAACCGAAACAAAACAACAGATTATCAAAAGTTTTATTACAGATTTAATAAACGTAATACCTGACACAACAAATATTGAAGGTCCGGATATTGATTGGGGAAATCCTCCGATTGACGACTATCCGGACGAAATCGACAACACACCCTTAGTTTTCGCATCAACAATGCCGGAACCTCCGGGAGGAATCCCCGCATTGCAACGATTTATTGCAAGAAATATAAACTATCCGGCAGTTGCAAGAGAAAACGGCATTGAAGGAACTGTTTATCTTAGATTTGAAGTAACAAAAAAAGGAACTGTCGGTAAAATTGAAATAATGAATAAAGGGGTTGTTGATGAAATGCTCGAAGACGCATCAACAGATGTCATTAAAAAACTACCCAAATTTAAACCCGGAATGCATAACGGAGCCAAAGTAAATGTTTGGTTTTCTATACCCATTTCCTTTAAACTTAAGACAAATTAA
- a CDS encoding peptidoglycan DD-metalloendopeptidase family protein: MQNFLIYILEVSVLTSIFFLFYRYLYFKLAYFVWSRYYFFAFLLLSFVIPLLPTIFNSEAIIFKIDSIIGVSKSESFGLINVENSYLNNPKTFWSNIPLKEIFFIVWLSGFIRYVFIIIRSIISVLRLKSNSKKIKEKGFTLIFTNSENTAFSFSNNIFVNKNFETLNDEEKNQILRHEKIHAKQKHTIDNLIFEIFRAVFWFNPVSRLISANIKIIHEFIVDNELTGNKNAPDYSRLILKLSTHCSHAISVSSFSKDEIKSRIKLITFPEKEKVRKIRFAISIPVLLATVFAMWIIVSTTNEYVLAGSKTNKEFCTPFEKGNYKLISPFFENMLPGEVMRGKEENINKALQYTISHKEATYEVKDYSKVYAIGNGKVSHIKRKDIFGLTEITIIIELETGDIVEYIGLYKTTIKENDKVNKGDIIGLTGDLRLYPSVSIKLMKDGKYKNPENIYQ; this comes from the coding sequence ATGCAAAACTTTTTGATATACATACTCGAAGTTTCTGTTTTAACAAGTATCTTTTTCTTGTTTTACAGATATTTGTATTTCAAATTAGCATATTTTGTTTGGAGCAGGTATTATTTCTTTGCTTTTTTATTATTAAGCTTTGTTATTCCTCTTTTGCCGACAATATTTAATTCCGAAGCAATCATTTTTAAAATTGATAGTATAATAGGTGTTTCGAAGAGTGAAAGCTTTGGGTTGATTAATGTTGAAAACAGCTATTTAAATAATCCAAAAACATTTTGGTCGAATATCCCACTAAAGGAAATCTTTTTTATTGTTTGGTTATCCGGGTTTATAAGGTATGTGTTTATTATTATAAGAAGCATTATTTCAGTTTTAAGATTGAAAAGCAACAGCAAGAAAATAAAAGAAAAAGGCTTTACATTAATATTTACAAATTCTGAAAATACGGCATTTAGTTTTTCCAATAATATTTTTGTAAATAAAAACTTTGAAACTTTAAATGATGAGGAGAAAAATCAGATATTAAGACATGAAAAAATACATGCAAAACAAAAACACACAATTGATAATTTGATTTTCGAAATTTTCAGAGCCGTATTCTGGTTTAATCCTGTTTCAAGATTAATTTCGGCAAACATAAAAATAATACACGAATTTATTGTTGATAATGAATTAACCGGAAACAAAAATGCTCCTGATTATTCTCGGTTAATCTTAAAATTATCAACCCACTGTTCTCATGCAATTTCAGTAAGCAGTTTTTCGAAAGATGAAATAAAGAGCAGAATTAAACTGATAACATTTCCCGAAAAAGAAAAAGTAAGGAAAATTCGCTTTGCAATTTCAATACCGGTTTTATTGGCAACGGTTTTTGCAATGTGGATAATTGTCTCAACAACAAATGAGTATGTACTTGCAGGCTCTAAAACGAATAAAGAATTTTGCACACCCTTTGAAAAAGGAAATTATAAATTAATAAGTCCGTTTTTCGAAAACATGTTGCCCGGAGAAGTTATGAGAGGGAAAGAAGAAAACATTAATAAAGCCCTGCAATACACGATTTCTCATAAAGAGGCAACATATGAAGTAAAAGATTATTCAAAAGTTTATGCAATAGGCAACGGAAAGGTATCACATATTAAAAGAAAAGACATATTCGGCTTAACGGAAATAACAATAATAATTGAATTGGAAACAGGAGATATTGTGGAATATATCGGTTTATACAAAACAACAATAAAAGAAAATGATAAAGTTAACAAAGGAGATATAATCGGGTTAACCGGAGATTTAAGATTGTACCCGTCTGTAAGTATTAAACTTATGAAAGACGGCAAATATAAAAATCCCGAAAACATTTATCAATAA
- a CDS encoding polyprenyl synthetase family protein has product MYTINQLQEKISQEINSLNFGENPSNLYVPIKYMLDAGGKRIRPALALAACNMFSEKIEIAIPVALAFEIFHNFTLLHDDIMDNSPIRRNKETVHLKWNKNTAILSGDAMMIKAYDFLKDLPAELFVKVFPVFNDTALQVCEGQQYDMDFETQKKVSEPEYLNMIKLKTAVLIAASLKAGAICGGATDKQANLLYEFGLSIGLAFQIQDDLLDVYADENLFGKQNGNDILTGKKTFLLINALEKSDSETSKKLIERINNKSINDKEKIAVVIKIYDKLNIKTTTEQKIKKLHQKALNSLNSVPLQAGKKEELYDFANLLVSRKK; this is encoded by the coding sequence ATGTACACTATAAATCAGTTACAAGAAAAGATTTCGCAAGAAATTAACAGTCTTAATTTTGGTGAAAACCCTTCAAATTTATATGTTCCGATAAAATATATGCTTGATGCAGGCGGCAAAAGAATAAGACCGGCATTAGCTTTGGCTGCATGTAATATGTTTTCGGAAAAGATTGAAATTGCAATACCTGTTGCATTGGCATTTGAGATTTTTCATAACTTCACATTATTGCATGATGATATTATGGATAACTCTCCGATAAGAAGGAATAAAGAAACTGTTCACTTAAAATGGAATAAGAATACGGCAATACTTTCGGGAGATGCAATGATGATTAAAGCGTATGATTTTTTGAAAGATTTACCGGCAGAACTTTTTGTAAAGGTTTTCCCCGTGTTTAACGATACGGCTCTACAGGTGTGTGAAGGGCAGCAATATGACATGGATTTTGAAACACAAAAAAAAGTTTCGGAACCGGAATATTTGAATATGATAAAATTGAAAACGGCGGTTTTAATTGCTGCATCTTTAAAAGCCGGAGCTATATGCGGAGGAGCAACGGATAAGCAAGCAAATTTGTTATATGAATTCGGATTAAGTATAGGATTAGCATTTCAAATTCAAGATGATTTATTAGATGTTTATGCTGATGAAAATTTATTCGGAAAGCAAAACGGAAATGACATTTTAACCGGCAAAAAAACCTTTTTGTTGATCAATGCATTAGAAAAATCAGATTCGGAAACTTCAAAAAAACTTATTGAGCGTATAAATAATAAGTCAATAAATGACAAAGAAAAAATCGCGGTTGTTATTAAAATTTATGATAAGTTGAACATTAAAACTACAACAGAGCAAAAGATCAAAAAACTTCATCAAAAGGCTCTTAATTCTTTAAACAGTGTTCCTTTACAAGCAGGAAAAAAAGAAGAGCTTTACGATTTTGCGAATTTATTAGTATCTCGAAAAAAATAA
- a CDS encoding bifunctional UDP-N-acetylmuramoyl-tripeptide:D-alanyl-D-alanine ligase/alanine racemase, whose translation MTEISLQKLAEVVSGKLIGKSEQVVSEIITDSRSFVSSEKSIFFALKSKRNDGHKYINDLYKRGMSNFVVSEYRNQFKELTNARFIIVDNTMDTLHKLAKYYRDTFNSEVLAVIGSNGKTIVKEWLYQLLHDEINIVRSPKSYNSQLGVPLSLCLLEKKYQTGIIEAGISEPDEMENLEKIIKPDTVIFTAFGEAHQENFKNLQEKAIEKLKMCKHAETVIFSPNFQIIADLIKKDKNFNNKNLFTWSLKNKAADLFVEKVAKSETNTNLTVVYKNKAIKYKIPFIDDASVKNSLSCLSYIISQNLLNDSILERFSHLEPIEMRIEQKQGINNCVLINDSYNSDINSLKIAVDLLKNLSKHMDKTIILSDINQSGMSDKDLYETVSKIIKNNNINRFIGIGEKISAHKDFFNEKINSSFYTSTKDFLKDDFIKLFQNEVILLKGSRVFKFEKISEALELKKHRTVLEINLEALTHNFNYYKSLLPPGTKTMVMVKALSYGSGTSKISELLQYHQVDYLGVAIADEGVSLRKAGITTKIMVMNPDENSISDIIDYKLEPEIYSFNILETFLNKLKDYSGIKLPIHIKVDTGMMRLGFCDFEIDALLKKLQNTKLLFVKSVFSHLAASDEPQHDEFTNTQINKFKEICNNFSAGLNYKFIKHIANTSGIERFPNAVFDMVRIGIGLYGFNGADNANLMNVSTLKTRIIQIKTVLKNETVGYGRKWIAKRNSKIAVIPIGYADGLSRKFSNETGSVLINKQKAVIIGNVCMDMCMIDITDIDAKENDEVIIFGDDYPASEIAKKLNTISYEVITRVSERVKRIYLG comes from the coding sequence ATGACCGAAATTTCTTTACAAAAACTCGCAGAAGTCGTTTCCGGAAAATTAATCGGCAAGTCCGAACAAGTCGTTTCCGAAATAATTACGGACAGCAGAAGTTTTGTTTCTTCTGAGAAATCAATCTTTTTTGCATTGAAAAGTAAACGAAATGACGGACATAAGTACATTAATGACTTATACAAAAGAGGAATGTCAAATTTTGTGGTTTCAGAATACCGCAATCAATTTAAAGAATTAACAAATGCACGCTTTATTATTGTTGATAATACTATGGATACTTTGCATAAATTGGCAAAATATTACAGAGACACCTTTAATTCTGAAGTTCTTGCTGTTATCGGCAGTAACGGAAAAACTATCGTAAAAGAATGGTTGTATCAATTGTTACATGATGAAATTAACATTGTAAGAAGTCCGAAAAGTTATAATTCTCAACTCGGAGTTCCTTTGTCTTTATGCCTTTTAGAAAAAAAATATCAAACAGGAATTATTGAAGCCGGAATTTCGGAGCCGGACGAAATGGAAAACTTAGAAAAAATTATTAAACCTGATACGGTTATTTTTACTGCATTCGGAGAAGCACATCAAGAAAACTTTAAAAATCTTCAAGAAAAAGCAATTGAAAAACTTAAAATGTGCAAACATGCCGAAACTGTAATTTTTTCTCCGAACTTTCAAATTATTGCCGATTTAATTAAAAAAGATAAAAATTTTAACAATAAAAACCTTTTTACTTGGTCTTTAAAAAACAAAGCCGCTGATTTATTTGTTGAAAAAGTTGCAAAATCAGAAACAAATACAAATTTAACAGTCGTCTACAAAAACAAAGCAATAAAATACAAAATTCCTTTTATTGATGATGCGTCCGTTAAAAATTCATTGTCTTGTTTAAGCTATATTATTTCGCAAAATTTACTTAACGACAGCATATTAGAACGATTTTCTCATTTAGAACCGATTGAAATGAGGATTGAACAAAAACAAGGCATTAACAATTGTGTTTTAATAAATGATTCATATAATTCTGATATTAACTCATTGAAAATTGCTGTTGATTTATTAAAAAACCTTTCGAAGCACATGGATAAAACCATTATTTTATCAGATATCAACCAAAGCGGAATGTCTGATAAAGATCTTTATGAAACAGTTTCAAAAATTATAAAAAATAATAATATTAACCGTTTTATCGGGATCGGAGAAAAAATAAGTGCTCACAAAGACTTTTTTAACGAAAAAATTAATTCTTCTTTTTATACATCAACTAAAGATTTTTTGAAAGACGATTTCATAAAATTATTTCAAAATGAGGTAATATTATTAAAAGGTTCCAGAGTTTTTAAATTTGAAAAAATTTCAGAGGCATTAGAGTTAAAAAAACACCGAACCGTACTGGAAATTAACTTAGAAGCCCTCACACATAACTTTAATTATTACAAATCCTTACTTCCGCCCGGAACCAAAACTATGGTAATGGTAAAAGCATTATCGTACGGCAGCGGAACATCTAAAATTTCCGAATTATTACAATACCACCAAGTTGATTATCTCGGAGTTGCCATTGCCGATGAGGGCGTCAGCTTAAGAAAAGCCGGTATCACAACTAAAATTATGGTAATGAATCCGGACGAAAACAGCATTTCGGATATTATTGACTATAAATTAGAACCGGAAATATACAGTTTCAATATTTTAGAAACATTTTTAAATAAATTAAAAGATTATTCCGGCATAAAATTACCGATACATATTAAAGTTGATACCGGAATGATGCGTCTCGGATTTTGTGATTTTGAAATTGATGCTCTGTTAAAAAAACTTCAAAATACCAAATTGCTTTTTGTGAAATCTGTTTTTTCACATCTTGCAGCATCAGATGAGCCTCAACATGATGAGTTTACAAACACACAAATTAATAAGTTTAAAGAAATCTGCAATAATTTTTCGGCAGGATTAAATTATAAGTTTATAAAACATATTGCAAATACATCGGGAATTGAACGATTTCCGAATGCTGTGTTTGATATGGTAAGAATAGGCATTGGACTATACGGTTTTAACGGTGCCGACAATGCAAACCTGATGAATGTCAGCACATTAAAAACAAGGATAATACAAATTAAAACCGTTCTTAAAAATGAAACCGTTGGTTACGGAAGAAAATGGATTGCAAAACGTAACAGTAAAATTGCTGTTATTCCTATCGGCTATGCAGACGGCTTAAGTAGAAAATTCAGTAACGAAACAGGAAGCGTTTTAATAAACAAACAAA
- a CDS encoding BlaI/MecI/CopY family transcriptional regulator: MEALTKREEEIMQIFWEIKKGFVKDIIAKLSDNPPYNTISSVVRILEKKRFLKYKQYGNTYEYSPKISKKRYRKQIFKTVVADYFDNSYKKMVSYMVQENKLDEKDIEEMMKLIDKNEK; the protein is encoded by the coding sequence ATGGAAGCATTAACAAAAAGAGAAGAAGAAATAATGCAAATTTTTTGGGAAATAAAAAAAGGATTTGTAAAAGATATTATTGCAAAACTCTCTGATAATCCTCCTTATAATACAATTTCTTCGGTTGTCAGGATTTTAGAAAAAAAAAGATTTTTGAAATATAAACAATACGGGAATACGTATGAATATTCTCCGAAAATTTCAAAAAAACGATACAGAAAACAAATATTTAAGACCGTTGTAGCCGATTATTTTGACAACTCTTACAAGAAAATGGTTTCTTATATGGTGCAAGAAAACAAATTAGACGAAAAAGATATTGAAGAAATGATGAAACTAATTGATAAAAACGAAAAATAA
- a CDS encoding energy transducer TonB produces MNNRKKHINKLEKGRGLLLQISIIASLLIVLIIFETKSSYTKEKPAGFTQINLEIEKQKFKSGDIKPPVPSKMSFLNTKNNIELSNTERSNLNLNINKQAQFTGGEKALREYFDKEKQYSEEAKKKNIQGRVNVSFIIDESGKIKDAKTIRSIHPLIDTEALRLINAMPDWKPAEANGKPVESKQILPVIFISN; encoded by the coding sequence ATGAACAACAGAAAAAAACATATCAACAAATTAGAAAAAGGAAGAGGCTTGCTGCTGCAAATAAGCATTATAGCATCTTTGTTGATTGTTTTAATCATTTTCGAAACAAAAAGTTCATACACAAAAGAAAAACCTGCAGGATTTACTCAAATAAATCTTGAAATTGAAAAACAAAAGTTTAAAAGCGGAGACATCAAACCTCCTGTTCCGAGTAAAATGAGCTTTTTAAATACGAAGAATAACATTGAACTTTCAAACACAGAACGAAGTAATTTAAATTTAAACATTAATAAACAAGCACAATTTACGGGAGGCGAAAAAGCATTACGAGAATATTTTGATAAAGAAAAGCAATATTCCGAAGAAGCAAAGAAAAAAAATATCCAAGGAAGAGTAAACGTAAGTTTTATAATTGATGAAAGCGGAAAAATAAAAGATGCAAAAACTATAAGAAGCATTCATCCTTTAATTGACACAGAAGCATTAAGGCTGATTAATGCAATGCCCGACTGGAAACCGGCAGAAGCAAACGGAAAGCCGGTTGAAAGTAAGCAAATTTTACCGGTAATATTTATAAGTAATTAA